A window from Mycobacterium saskatchewanense encodes these proteins:
- a CDS encoding GAP family protein, translating into METSWGALLVRLFALALVIALSPITVIPAVLVLHAPRPRPTGLAFLGGWVVSLAALTALFVAASDLLGGLHKSPPTWASWVRVAFGSALILFGIYRWLTRHREGSAPGWMRSFSRLTPLRAGVTGAVLAVVRPEVLIICAVAGLALGTDRLGAGIWPAGAFFVAAAASSVAIPILGYVGAGDRLDDALERLKVWMEQNHAALLAVVLVLIGLMVLYNGIHAL; encoded by the coding sequence GTGGAGACAAGTTGGGGAGCGCTGCTGGTCCGGCTCTTTGCGCTGGCGCTGGTGATCGCGCTCTCGCCGATCACGGTCATCCCGGCGGTGCTGGTCCTGCACGCGCCCCGGCCGCGCCCGACCGGCCTGGCGTTCCTCGGCGGGTGGGTGGTGAGCTTGGCCGCGCTGACCGCACTGTTCGTCGCCGCCTCCGACCTGCTGGGTGGGCTGCACAAGTCGCCGCCCACGTGGGCGTCGTGGGTGCGGGTGGCCTTCGGGTCGGCGCTGATCCTGTTCGGCATCTACCGTTGGCTGACGCGGCATCGAGAGGGGAGCGCCCCCGGCTGGATGCGGTCGTTCTCGAGGCTGACCCCGCTGCGCGCGGGCGTCACCGGGGCGGTGCTGGCGGTGGTGCGGCCGGAGGTGCTGATCATCTGCGCGGTCGCCGGGTTGGCCCTGGGGACCGACCGGCTCGGCGCCGGCATCTGGCCGGCCGGGGCGTTCTTCGTCGCGGCGGCCGCGTCCAGCGTCGCCATCCCCATCCTCGGCTACGTCGGCGCCGGTGACCGCCTCGACGACGCGCTGGAACGGCTCAAGGTCTGGATGGAGCAGAACCACGCCGCGCTGCTCGCGGTCGTCCTGGTGCTGATCGGACTGATGGTGCTTTACAACGGAATTCACGCGCTGTAA
- a CDS encoding GAP family protein, which produces MAGSWVTVGTGLIPLGLVISLSPLTVIPAVLVLQAPRPRPSGLAFLGGWLFSLAALTALSVAASGLLGGLDKSPPRWSSWLRVVLGSLLIVYGIVKWFTRHGHSESPGWMRSFSTITPTRAGLMGAALAAVRPDVALICVPAGLAIGGSGLGAGGDWLAAAFFVAVAASSVAVPILAYAAAGNRLDDTLVRLKDWMDKNNAALLAAVLVVIGAMILYHGIDALTHHR; this is translated from the coding sequence ATGGCAGGAAGCTGGGTTACCGTCGGGACCGGTCTCATCCCCCTCGGCCTGGTCATCTCGCTCTCGCCGCTCACCGTCATTCCCGCGGTGCTGGTGTTGCAGGCACCCCGGCCGCGGCCGAGCGGCCTTGCCTTCCTTGGCGGTTGGTTGTTCAGCCTGGCCGCGCTGACCGCGCTCTCCGTCGCGGCATCCGGCCTGCTGGGTGGACTCGACAAGTCGCCGCCGCGGTGGTCGTCGTGGCTGCGGGTCGTCCTGGGGTCGCTGTTGATCGTCTACGGCATCGTCAAGTGGTTCACGCGGCACGGCCACAGCGAGTCGCCGGGCTGGATGCGGTCGTTCAGCACGATCACGCCGACCCGGGCGGGGCTGATGGGGGCGGCACTGGCCGCGGTGCGGCCCGACGTCGCGCTCATCTGCGTGCCGGCCGGGCTGGCGATCGGCGGCAGCGGGCTGGGTGCGGGCGGTGACTGGCTGGCCGCCGCGTTCTTCGTCGCCGTCGCGGCGTCGAGCGTCGCGGTCCCGATCCTGGCCTACGCCGCCGCGGGCAACCGCCTCGACGACACGCTGGTGCGGCTCAAGGACTGGATGGACAAGAACAACGCCGCCCTGCTGGCGGCGGTCCTCGTCGTGATCGGTGCGATGATCCTCTATCACGGAATCGACGCTTTGACCCATCACCGGTAG
- a CDS encoding bifunctional phosphatase PAP2/diacylglycerol kinase family protein, with product MNKRPWQRARGVKQITRGLGTLDREIFETIAETPTPLLDTVMPPLTRAADHSKLWFAIAAALAASGNNSAQRGAIRGVVTLGVTSLVTNQVAKRIRRRPRPGYDLVPLARQVRRRPVSNSLPSGHSASAAAFAVGVGLENPMLGFGLALLAGLVGLSRVATGAHYPGDVAAGFGIGAGVAVLGGRLVPPIAETALPRTEPLRVESPERPDGSGVVLVINPASGSGTGARVVDEVRDALPEAEIRELGPDDDPLQVLRDAAGRAEVLAVGGGDGTVATAATVAVESDLPLAVFPAGTFNHFAKDIGCDSVAKTVDAIRRGSVACVDVVCFNESQMVLNTASIGAYPTFVEHREKLEKRIGKPLAGFYAMLHTLRKGQPVRISYDNKTLLTSLFFLGNSLYLPTGFAPSRRTRMDDGLIDVRILEAGRPLATARILTALVFGRLQRSPLYHELQVPEFSFSAVDGPTVIARDGEVGDKYDRASFSAKYRALQVFRPLP from the coding sequence ATGAACAAGCGGCCCTGGCAACGCGCGCGCGGCGTCAAGCAGATCACCCGGGGGCTGGGCACCCTGGATCGGGAGATCTTCGAAACGATCGCCGAGACACCCACGCCGCTGCTCGACACGGTCATGCCGCCCCTGACGCGCGCGGCCGACCATTCCAAGCTGTGGTTCGCCATCGCGGCGGCCCTGGCCGCGTCGGGCAACAATTCCGCCCAGCGTGGCGCCATTCGCGGCGTCGTGACGCTGGGGGTCACCAGCCTGGTCACCAACCAGGTCGCCAAGCGCATCCGCCGCCGCCCGCGTCCCGGGTACGACCTGGTGCCCCTCGCGCGGCAGGTGCGCCGCCGGCCGGTGTCGAACTCGCTGCCGTCGGGGCACTCGGCCAGCGCCGCCGCGTTCGCGGTGGGGGTCGGGCTGGAGAACCCGATGCTGGGCTTCGGCCTCGCGCTGCTGGCCGGGCTGGTCGGGCTGTCGCGGGTGGCGACCGGCGCGCACTATCCCGGCGACGTGGCCGCCGGATTCGGCATCGGCGCCGGCGTCGCCGTGCTGGGGGGTCGGCTCGTGCCGCCCATCGCGGAGACCGCCCTGCCGCGGACCGAACCCCTGCGCGTCGAATCGCCGGAGCGACCCGACGGCTCCGGGGTGGTGTTGGTGATCAACCCCGCCTCGGGCAGCGGCACCGGGGCCCGCGTGGTCGACGAGGTGCGGGACGCGCTGCCCGAGGCGGAGATTCGCGAACTGGGCCCCGACGACGATCCGCTGCAGGTGCTGCGCGACGCGGCCGGGCGCGCGGAGGTGCTGGCCGTGGGTGGCGGCGACGGCACCGTGGCGACGGCCGCGACCGTCGCGGTCGAATCGGACCTGCCGCTGGCCGTCTTTCCCGCGGGCACGTTCAACCACTTCGCCAAGGACATCGGTTGCGACAGCGTGGCCAAGACCGTGGACGCCATCCGGCGGGGCAGCGTCGCCTGTGTGGACGTGGTGTGCTTCAACGAAAGCCAGATGGTGCTCAACACCGCGAGCATCGGCGCCTACCCGACGTTCGTCGAGCATCGGGAGAAGTTGGAGAAGCGCATCGGCAAGCCGCTGGCCGGCTTCTATGCGATGCTGCACACTCTGCGCAAGGGTCAGCCCGTCCGGATCAGCTACGACAACAAGACCTTGCTGACGTCGCTGTTCTTTCTCGGCAATTCGCTCTATCTGCCAACGGGATTCGCGCCGTCCCGCCGCACCCGCATGGACGACGGCCTGATCGACGTCCGCATCCTGGAGGCCGGCCGACCCCTGGCCACGGCCAGGATCCTGACCGCGCTGGTGTTCGGGCGCCTGCAGCGCAGCCCGCTCTACCACGAGCTGCAGGTGCCCGAGTTCAGCTTCTCAGCCGTGGACGGCCCGACGGTGATCGCGCGTGACGGCGAGGTCGGCGACAAGTACGACCGGGCCAGCTTCAGCGCGAAGTACCGTGCCCTGCAGGTATTTCGCCCGCTTCCGTGA
- a CDS encoding DUF732 domain-containing protein yields MAAQRCSRQFLGSAALGPLLVVGIVLAGPAQADDSSYLNDLHNVGIRDVGGGDSALLVTGWKICSQLGYGATPGQLIQLALQTSDADLGAKGLNPVQANDLIAYAQQDLCPRA; encoded by the coding sequence ATGGCAGCGCAGCGGTGCTCACGCCAATTTCTGGGCTCGGCAGCATTGGGCCCGCTCCTTGTGGTCGGGATCGTCCTGGCCGGCCCCGCGCAGGCCGACGACAGCTCTTACCTCAACGACCTCCACAACGTCGGCATCCGCGATGTCGGGGGTGGCGACTCCGCGCTGCTGGTCACGGGCTGGAAGATCTGCAGCCAATTGGGCTATGGGGCCACCCCCGGGCAGCTGATCCAATTGGCGCTGCAAACCTCCGACGCCGACCTCGGCGCCAAGGGGCTGAATCCGGTGCAGGCCAACGACTTGATCGCCTACGCCCAGCAGGATCTGTGCCCGCGCGCGTAG
- a CDS encoding putative alpha/beta hydrolase, with protein sequence MRLVWLNVADLIARAGGDPWEMDRSLQAGNPSQISSLAEAFHGAGRHTAEADHAFEQARKRFDAAWNHRNGDHPINDSAEVQRVMKSLGAQSGRLPKIGADLENIAAALAEAQKAGAGEIATLERQLQLLDKLVGAAMQDLRDPGLDAKSRNELQSLINDAKADAADDTRAAVDQLQSIRGGYSNTLLSSLGNLRSDGYDADILRQVDADTRIPPPNARPEDVHRWWTSVTPEERQRLIAEHPQELGNLNGVPVAARSDVNEAVMNDDLHRVEDLAGKGISVDDILSDPAKYGLSPNAVMRYTNAVQARNGLNTSSKAEDAFGRHPPVYLLRYRPDAFGGEGSAAIAMGNPDIAENTAVVVKGLGSGVREGTLSNPDGVRLYQESARADWNKQTSVIMWVGYDAPNAWYDPGLWEPNMARTGGQLLAADVNALPVTHLGAPSHLTVVGHSYGSTVVSDAAAGFGMHANDVVLVGSPGTDLAHSAADFHLGPGGHLYVGAASGDSVTWSPNGYGPGAVGPRLVGLGDDPSVDGFGATRFKAENPPYTANPIYDHSHYFDDGSESLFSMGDVVSGHGDALQHDGMTAHHRGEYGVPQWVDPEAVREATLGHRHGGATG encoded by the coding sequence ATGCGGCTGGTCTGGCTGAACGTTGCCGATCTCATAGCCCGGGCCGGTGGGGATCCCTGGGAGATGGACCGGAGCCTGCAGGCCGGCAACCCGTCGCAGATCTCGAGCCTGGCCGAGGCCTTTCACGGGGCAGGGCGGCACACCGCGGAGGCCGACCACGCCTTCGAGCAGGCACGGAAGCGCTTCGACGCGGCCTGGAACCATCGGAATGGCGACCACCCGATCAACGACTCGGCCGAGGTGCAACGGGTGATGAAATCGCTGGGTGCGCAGTCCGGGCGGTTACCCAAGATCGGCGCCGACCTGGAAAACATTGCGGCCGCGTTGGCCGAGGCGCAAAAGGCCGGAGCCGGGGAAATCGCCACGTTGGAACGGCAACTCCAGCTACTCGACAAACTCGTCGGCGCGGCGATGCAGGACTTGCGGGATCCCGGTCTCGACGCGAAATCCAGAAATGAGCTGCAGTCGTTGATCAACGACGCCAAGGCCGACGCCGCCGACGACACCAGGGCCGCTGTTGACCAGTTGCAGTCAATTCGCGGCGGCTACTCGAACACGTTGCTGAGCTCGCTGGGCAATTTGCGCTCCGACGGCTATGACGCGGACATTCTGCGTCAGGTGGACGCGGACACGAGGATCCCTCCGCCCAACGCCCGTCCCGAGGACGTGCACAGGTGGTGGACGTCGGTGACGCCCGAAGAACGGCAACGCCTCATCGCCGAGCATCCTCAGGAGCTCGGCAACCTGAACGGGGTCCCCGTCGCCGCGCGCAGTGACGTCAACGAGGCCGTCATGAACGACGACCTGCACCGGGTGGAAGACCTTGCCGGGAAAGGGATTTCCGTCGACGACATCCTGAGCGACCCCGCCAAGTACGGGCTGTCGCCGAATGCGGTCATGCGTTATACCAACGCCGTTCAGGCGCGGAACGGCCTCAACACGTCGTCCAAGGCCGAGGATGCGTTCGGTCGGCATCCGCCGGTGTATCTGCTCAGGTATCGGCCGGATGCCTTCGGCGGCGAGGGATCCGCCGCGATCGCGATGGGCAATCCCGACATCGCCGAGAACACGGCGGTCGTGGTCAAGGGGCTGGGCAGCGGCGTGCGTGAAGGAACGCTGTCCAACCCGGACGGTGTGCGCCTGTACCAGGAGTCGGCCCGCGCCGACTGGAACAAGCAGACCTCGGTGATCATGTGGGTGGGCTACGACGCCCCCAACGCCTGGTACGACCCGGGCCTGTGGGAACCGAACATGGCCCGCACCGGGGGCCAGTTGCTGGCCGCCGACGTCAACGCGCTGCCGGTCACCCACCTGGGCGCCCCGTCCCACCTAACGGTGGTCGGCCACTCCTACGGGTCCACCGTGGTCTCCGACGCGGCGGCCGGTTTCGGCATGCACGCCAACGACGTGGTGCTGGTCGGTTCGCCCGGCACGGACCTGGCCCACTCCGCGGCCGACTTTCACCTGGGGCCGGGCGGGCACCTTTATGTGGGCGCGGCGTCCGGGGACTCGGTCACGTGGTCCCCCAACGGTTATGGGCCGGGAGCGGTGGGGCCGAGGCTGGTCGGGCTCGGCGACGACCCGTCCGTGGACGGGTTCGGCGCCACCCGCTTCAAAGCCGAGAACCCGCCGTACACCGCCAACCCGATCTACGACCATTCGCATTACTTCGACGACGGCTCGGAGTCGCTGTTCAGCATGGGCGACGTGGTTTCCGGGCACGGCGACGCCCTGCAGCACGACGGCATGACCGCGCACCATCGCGGCGAATACGGTGTGCCGCAGTGGGTCGACCCCGAAGCCGTGCGCGAAGCGACCCTCGGCCACCGCCACGGCGGGGCGACCGGATGA
- a CDS encoding M15 family metallopeptidase produces the protein MLADHSVPLDPATEPGDGSLPDGRPLSPFDVANPAIGRLDPALLSAIQNAATAAGAQGITMTITSGWRSPALQQRLLDEAVRTYGSMAAARQYVQTPAASKHVVGEAVDVGGAGADQWLTANGPRFGLCRIYANEPWHFELVADAAGNCPALLPNAAGQ, from the coding sequence ATGCTCGCCGACCACTCCGTGCCCTTGGATCCCGCCACCGAACCGGGCGATGGATCGCTGCCCGACGGACGCCCGCTGAGCCCGTTCGACGTCGCGAACCCGGCGATCGGGCGCCTCGATCCGGCGTTGTTGAGCGCCATCCAAAACGCCGCCACCGCGGCCGGCGCGCAAGGCATCACGATGACCATCACGTCGGGCTGGCGGTCGCCCGCGCTGCAACAGCGATTGCTCGACGAGGCCGTGCGTACCTACGGCAGCATGGCCGCGGCGCGCCAATACGTGCAGACGCCGGCGGCGTCCAAACACGTCGTGGGCGAGGCGGTCGACGTCGGCGGCGCGGGCGCCGACCAGTGGCTCACCGCCAACGGGCCCCGCTTCGGGCTGTGCCGGATCTACGCCAACGAGCCGTGGCACTTCGAGCTGGTCGCGGACGCGGCCGGGAACTGCCCGGCCCTGCTGCCCAACGCGGCGGGGCAGTAG
- a CDS encoding TetR family transcriptional regulator, producing MRYTPPVAQLTFQRARTEEEKRQRAEALVEAARSLAMETGVASVTLTAVASRVGIHYSAVRRYFTSYKEVLLRLSAEGWVRWSNTVSEKLAEPGAKSPSRIAETLAEALAEDPLFCDLLANLHLHLEHEVNAERVVEVRRISTAATLSLADSIACALPELGRSGSLDILLAAYSLAATLWQVANPPEHLTHIYAEEPEVVPPEWNLDFATALTRLLTATCIGLISESS from the coding sequence GTGCGTTACACTCCCCCGGTGGCGCAACTAACGTTCCAGCGCGCTCGCACCGAGGAAGAGAAGCGCCAACGTGCGGAGGCCCTCGTGGAAGCCGCACGCTCGCTGGCAATGGAAACGGGCGTCGCGTCGGTCACCCTGACCGCGGTCGCCAGCCGCGTCGGAATTCACTATTCGGCGGTACGCCGCTACTTCACCTCGTACAAGGAAGTCCTGCTGCGTCTGTCCGCCGAGGGCTGGGTGCGGTGGTCCAATACCGTGTCGGAGAAGCTGGCCGAGCCCGGTGCGAAGTCGCCCTCGCGCATCGCCGAGACATTGGCCGAAGCCCTGGCCGAAGACCCATTGTTCTGCGACCTGCTTGCCAACCTGCACCTGCACCTGGAACACGAGGTGAACGCCGAGCGGGTCGTCGAGGTCAGGCGGATCAGCACCGCGGCCACACTCTCGCTGGCCGATTCGATCGCATGCGCGCTGCCCGAACTCGGACGATCGGGCTCGCTGGACATCCTGCTGGCCGCTTACTCGCTGGCGGCGACGCTGTGGCAAGTCGCGAACCCGCCGGAGCACCTGACCCACATCTATGCCGAGGAGCCCGAAGTGGTTCCGCCCGAGTGGAATCTGGACTTCGCGACCGCCCTCACCCGCCTGCTGACGGCCACCTGCATCGGCCTGATCTCGGAATCCTCATGA
- a CDS encoding MmpS family transport accessory protein produces MTTTEPRTEPLTKQGSAGSEGNKVGPKRAGKKGFLGRFWLVLTIAAVVAVSGFVVYRLHGVFGVHSGSFGGGTSGEVLDQFNAKTITLEVWGSPGSTATINYLDENSHPQQALNVPLPWSIVLSSTKPGIPANLVAQGDGSWIACRFVVNNHDGHGDVIKAPNRSDSNETVNPFVYCLDKSA; encoded by the coding sequence GTGACGACGACTGAGCCACGGACCGAGCCGCTGACGAAGCAGGGCTCCGCGGGCAGCGAGGGCAACAAGGTCGGCCCGAAGCGTGCTGGGAAAAAGGGCTTTCTGGGGCGTTTTTGGCTGGTGCTCACGATCGCAGCTGTCGTCGCGGTGTCGGGATTCGTCGTATACCGATTGCACGGCGTCTTCGGCGTTCACAGCGGTTCGTTCGGTGGCGGCACGTCGGGAGAGGTTCTCGACCAGTTCAACGCCAAGACGATCACGCTCGAGGTCTGGGGCTCACCGGGCAGCACGGCGACCATCAACTACCTCGACGAAAACTCCCATCCGCAGCAGGCACTGAACGTGCCCTTGCCCTGGAGCATAGTTTTGAGTTCAACGAAGCCCGGCATCCCGGCAAACCTGGTGGCGCAAGGAGACGGCAGTTGGATCGCCTGCCGATTCGTCGTGAACAACCACGACGGCCACGGTGACGTCATCAAGGCTCCGAATCGGTCAGATTCCAACGAGACCGTGAACCCCTTCGTCTACTGCCTGGACAAGTCCGCATGA
- a CDS encoding MMPL/RND family transporter, protein MSEPSEAPPRVDQPLIPPFLPRMIHRLALPIVLVWLGIVFVTNTVAPQLETVAKNHSVSMSPTDAASFQSMMKVGSTFKEFDSDSSAMILLEGDKPLGADAHRYYDEIVRRLEQDKKHVQHVQDFWSDPLTAAGSQSHDQKAAYVQVYLAGNMGGGLSAESSDAVRKIVNSVPAPPGIKAYVTGAGPLFADQSHAGEKGVAIVTLVTILVIFVMLLFVYRSLVTVLAVLFMVFVELAAARGVVALLANYEIIGLSTFANNLLVLMAIAAGTDYAIFVVGRYHEARGLGESREQAFYTMFHSTAHVVLGSGLTIAGAMYCLSFCRLPYFQSLGAPCAVGMLVAVLAALTLGPAVLTVASFFKLLDPKRKLQTRNWRRIGTAIVRWPAPVLAVTIAVALVGLLALPGYKTDYDQRHFLPADTPANVGYAAADRHFDQARLNPELLMIETDHDLRNPADFLILDKVAKAVFHIPGIGRVQTITRPLGTPLDHSTLGFQMGAQAAGRIQTQHYQDEQAANLLKQADELRKTMATLHEQMQVTQDLSNTTHETTRLTKETVQITESLRDDIANFDDFFRPIRSYFYWERHCYDIPVCWAIRSIFNALDGIDQVAQNIVNLSANLDKLDQIQPKLVALIPPQIESQQRNLDTIMSNYATTMGLNEQARAQSDNATAQGDAFDKAKNDDTFYLPPEAFKSPDFARGLKQFISPDGHAVRLIISHEGDPATPEGINHIEPIKQAVHEAIKGTPWEGAKVYLGGTAATYKDMHDGSNIDLMIAGIAAATLIFIIMLVITRSVVAAFVIVGTVLLSLGASFGLSVLLWQYILGMKLHWMVLAMAIILLLAVGSDYNLLLISRFKEEIHAGLKTGTIRAMAGSGSVVTSAGLVFAATMATFTFSPLLIMAQVGTTIALGLLFDTLIVRSFMTPSLATLLGRWFWWPQHVRPRPASTMLRPYGPRPAVRELLLKNVEERPAGGLVQPR, encoded by the coding sequence ATGAGCGAGCCGAGCGAGGCTCCGCCGCGCGTCGACCAGCCGCTGATCCCGCCGTTCCTGCCGCGGATGATCCACCGGCTGGCGCTGCCGATCGTCCTGGTGTGGTTGGGCATCGTCTTTGTCACCAACACCGTGGCCCCGCAGCTGGAGACCGTCGCCAAAAATCACTCGGTGTCGATGAGTCCGACTGACGCGGCATCCTTTCAGTCGATGATGAAGGTCGGATCGACGTTCAAAGAGTTCGATTCCGACAGCTCGGCGATGATCTTGCTCGAGGGTGACAAGCCGCTCGGAGCGGACGCCCATCGCTATTACGACGAGATCGTCAGGCGCCTTGAGCAAGACAAGAAACACGTTCAGCACGTCCAGGATTTCTGGAGCGATCCGCTGACCGCCGCGGGTTCCCAGAGCCACGACCAGAAGGCCGCCTACGTCCAGGTCTACCTCGCCGGCAACATGGGCGGCGGCCTATCCGCTGAGTCCTCCGACGCCGTCCGCAAGATCGTCAACTCGGTGCCCGCCCCGCCGGGCATCAAGGCGTACGTCACCGGCGCGGGTCCGTTGTTTGCCGACCAGTCCCACGCGGGCGAGAAGGGCGTCGCAATAGTCACCCTGGTCACGATCCTGGTGATCTTTGTCATGCTGCTCTTCGTCTATCGCTCGCTCGTCACCGTCCTGGCCGTGCTGTTCATGGTCTTCGTCGAATTGGCCGCAGCCCGAGGCGTCGTTGCCTTGCTGGCCAACTACGAGATCATCGGACTCTCCACGTTCGCCAACAACTTGTTGGTGTTGATGGCGATCGCCGCCGGAACGGACTACGCGATTTTCGTGGTGGGCCGCTACCACGAGGCGCGCGGTCTGGGGGAGTCTCGCGAACAAGCCTTCTACACCATGTTCCATAGCACCGCGCATGTCGTGCTCGGGTCGGGCCTGACCATCGCCGGCGCGATGTACTGCCTGAGCTTCTGCCGGTTGCCGTATTTCCAGTCCTTGGGGGCACCGTGCGCCGTCGGCATGTTGGTCGCGGTGCTCGCGGCGTTGACCCTGGGCCCTGCGGTGCTGACCGTCGCGTCATTCTTCAAGCTCCTGGATCCGAAGCGAAAGCTGCAGACTCGGAACTGGCGCCGGATCGGCACGGCGATCGTCCGCTGGCCCGCGCCGGTTCTCGCGGTGACCATCGCGGTCGCATTGGTCGGTCTACTCGCCCTGCCCGGATACAAGACGGACTACGACCAGCGCCACTTCCTGCCGGCGGACACCCCGGCCAACGTCGGTTATGCCGCCGCGGACCGGCACTTCGACCAGGCCCGGCTCAATCCCGAGCTGTTGATGATCGAGACCGATCACGACCTGCGTAACCCGGCCGATTTCCTGATCCTGGACAAGGTCGCCAAGGCGGTCTTCCACATCCCCGGCATCGGCCGGGTGCAGACCATCACCCGGCCATTGGGCACGCCGCTCGACCACAGCACCCTCGGTTTCCAGATGGGCGCACAAGCCGCGGGGCGGATCCAGACCCAGCACTATCAAGACGAGCAGGCGGCGAACCTGCTCAAGCAGGCGGACGAGCTGCGCAAGACGATGGCGACGCTGCACGAGCAGATGCAGGTGACCCAGGATCTCAGTAACACCACGCACGAAACCACCAGGCTCACCAAAGAAACCGTGCAGATCACCGAATCGTTGCGCGACGACATCGCCAACTTCGACGACTTCTTCCGGCCGATCCGCAGCTACTTCTACTGGGAGAGGCACTGCTACGACATCCCCGTCTGCTGGGCGATCCGGTCGATTTTCAACGCGCTCGACGGCATCGACCAGGTGGCCCAGAACATCGTGAACCTCAGCGCGAACCTCGACAAGTTGGATCAGATCCAGCCGAAGCTGGTGGCGCTCATACCGCCGCAGATCGAGAGTCAGCAGCGCAACCTCGACACCATCATGTCGAACTACGCGACCACCATGGGTCTCAACGAACAGGCCAGAGCGCAGTCCGACAATGCCACCGCCCAGGGCGATGCCTTCGACAAAGCGAAGAACGACGACACGTTCTACCTTCCGCCGGAGGCGTTCAAGAGCCCGGATTTCGCGCGGGGTCTCAAGCAGTTCATCTCGCCGGACGGACACGCAGTTCGGTTGATCATCTCCCATGAAGGCGACCCGGCGACTCCTGAAGGCATCAACCACATCGAACCGATCAAGCAGGCCGTGCACGAGGCGATCAAGGGCACCCCCTGGGAGGGCGCCAAGGTCTACCTCGGCGGCACCGCCGCGACGTACAAAGACATGCACGACGGCTCCAACATCGACCTGATGATCGCCGGAATTGCCGCGGCCACACTGATTTTCATCATCATGCTGGTGATCACCCGAAGCGTCGTGGCGGCATTTGTGATCGTCGGTACGGTGTTGCTGTCGTTGGGCGCCTCGTTCGGACTCTCTGTGCTCCTATGGCAGTACATCCTGGGCATGAAGTTGCACTGGATGGTGCTGGCGATGGCGATCATCCTGCTGCTGGCGGTCGGCTCCGACTACAACCTGCTGTTGATATCGCGGTTCAAGGAGGAAATCCACGCCGGGCTCAAAACGGGGACGATCCGCGCGATGGCCGGTTCGGGATCGGTGGTGACCTCCGCCGGTCTGGTGTTCGCCGCGACCATGGCCACGTTCACGTTCAGCCCGCTGCTGATCATGGCCCAGGTGGGTACGACGATCGCGCTGGGTTTGCTGTTCGACACCTTGATCGTGCGGTCGTTCATGACACCGTCGCTGGCCACGCTGCTCGGACGCTGGTTCTGGTGGCCGCAGCATGTGCGTCCACGGCCGGCCAGCACCATGCTGCGACCGTACGGACCGCGTCCGGCTGTGCGCGAATTGCTCCTCAAGAACGTCGAGGAACGCCCGGCGGGCGGACTGGTACAGCCGCGCTGA
- a CDS encoding recombinase family protein, with the protein MVVLDLGVDLTTAAGRMVAMNLVNFAQYERELISERTKAGLAAKRARGERLGRPRLAKPGVVRRIVLDRNAGLSFAKIAAALEAEGILSPAGRPTWQPSTVRRIYTSATAATEVAATA; encoded by the coding sequence TTGGTCGTCTTGGACCTCGGTGTAGACCTCACGACGGCGGCGGGCCGCATGGTGGCGATGAACCTGGTCAACTTCGCCCAGTACGAGCGCGAACTCATCAGCGAGCGCACAAAGGCGGGTCTGGCGGCGAAGCGCGCACGCGGGGAGCGGTTGGGCCGTCCACGTCTGGCGAAGCCGGGTGTCGTGCGGCGAATCGTGTTGGACCGCAACGCCGGGTTGAGCTTCGCCAAGATTGCGGCGGCTCTGGAGGCAGAGGGCATTCTGTCGCCTGCCGGCCGGCCAACCTGGCAGCCGTCCACTGTGCGGCGTATCTACACCAGCGCCACCGCCGCAACAGAAGTGGCAGCGACCGCATGA